A single window of Salvia splendens isolate huo1 chromosome 8, SspV2, whole genome shotgun sequence DNA harbors:
- the LOC121743579 gene encoding G-type lectin S-receptor-like serine/threonine-protein kinase LECRK3 isoform X1 yields the protein MASCRLLLLIINIIIISTTVKGQESSNRNVTLGSSIVANSNSTWTSPSGEFAFGFREVSPGTFLLAVWFDQIPDKTLVWSANRDEPVPAGSTVQLSADGTLELVNQTGSQVWAIPARPGTVAYAAMLDNGNLVLASNASAILWQSFDFSTDTLLPTQVLNRQSVLYSSFSATNFSRGKFKFTLQADGNLVLVTRSYPSDENVNAYWSSDTRDAGFQLIFNNSGVINLIRQNGTLLRPLFGSGSLAGQFYQRLVLEHDGVLRHYVYDDSLQPSGWSVRNFEPSNICHAIREDDMGGGPCGFNAYCTIKPDGRSTCHCPSGYYSRGGFSGCAPEFVQHRCDLQQAQDAHSFTFNEMSGVNWPFKDYAIFRDVEEAWCRQSCISDCLCALVIYSGRVCWMKAHPFSNGREQEAKALIKVRINNTFTSNPHTPPSGRESSKRSSITVTILSALLGCSVLLFLLLSFFFVFYLKRGKTTMVEQRSRVQPAGVSTISSFSFKEVEEATDGFNEELGRGACSIVYRGTLKTDGKIVAVKKLHKVFEQADDEFKAEVSSISRTNHKNLVQLLGYCDEGQNRILVYEFMTNGSLATFLFQKSVRPSWHKRVQIAFAIARGICYLHEDCSVPIIHCDIKPQNVLLDESFAPKIADFGLAKLLKADQTRTMTGIRGTKGYVAPEWFRNMPITVKVDVYSFGIMLLELMCCRRSYEADVEDEGEAVLADWAYDCYQQGALDLLVAGDEEARSDMKTLEIYVKTAIWCIQEDPTLRPHMNIVMHMLQGSMQVPTPPDPTAFIH from the exons ATGGCTTCATGTAGATTATTATTGTTGATCATCAACATCATTATCATTAGCACCACagtaaaaggccaagaatcaaGCAACAGGAACGTAACTCTTGGCTCCTCCATCGTCGCAAACTCCAATTCCACGTGGACGTCGCCTTCTGGCGAATTCGCTTTCGGGTTCCGGGAGGTCTCTCCCGGAACCTTCTTGCTAGCCGTATGGTTTGATCAAATACCCGACAAAACCCTAGTTTGGTCTGCCAACCGCGACGAACCAGTTCCCGCTGGATCAACCGTCCAGCTTTCCGCAGACGGAACGCTGGAGCTCGTCAATCAAACAGGCAGTCAGGTATGGGCTATTCCGGCCCGGCCAGGTACAGTGGCCTATGCCGCCATGCTCGACAACGGAAACCTTGTGCTTGCCTCCAATGCTTCAGCCATCCTGTGGCAGAGTTTTGATTTCTCCACTGACACATTATTACCAACTCAG GTACTCAATCGACAAAGCGTTTTGTATTCCAGTTTCTCAGCGACCAATTTCTCAAGAGGGAAATTCAAATTCACGTTGCAGGCCGATGGAAATCTGGTGCTCGTCACCAGATCATACCCCTCTGATGAAAATGTGAATGCCTATTGGTCGTCCGATACTCGTGACGCCGGATTCCAGTTGATCTTCAACAATTCCGGCGTCATCAACCTAATCCGGCAGAACGGAACCTTACTCCGGCCTCTCTTCGGCAGCGGATCTCTGGCCGGGCAGTTTTACCAGAGACTGGTGCTAGAACACGACGGAGTCCTCCGCCATTATGTGTATGATGATTCATTACAGCCATCGGGGTGGTCGGTACGCAATTTTGAGCCTTCAAATATATGCCATGCTATTAGAGAAGATGATATGGGTGGCGGGCCCTGTGGTTTCAACGCTTACTGCACCATCAAACCTGACGGAAGGTCCACCTGCCACTGCCCCTCGGGTTACTACTCGAGGGGCGGCTTCAGTGGTTGCGCGCCTGAGTTCGTGCAGCACAGATGCGACCTTCAACAAGCGCAGGATGCGCATAGTTTCACATTCAACGAGATGTCCGGCGTGAATTGGCCTTTCAAGGATTATGCCATTTTCAGGGACGTCGAGGAGGCATGGTGCCGCCAATCATGCATTTCTGATTGTCTCTGTGCTCTTGTTATATATTCTGGTAGAGTTTGTTGGATGAAGGCTCATCCCTTTTCAAATGGGAGGGAGCAGGAAGCAAAGGCCTTGATTAAGGTCAGGATAAACAACACTTTTACGTCGAATCCCCACACCCCTCCCTCCGGCCGAGAGAGCAGTAAGAGAAGCTCCATCACTGTAACAATATTGTCGGCCTTGTTAGGTTGTTCGGTGTTATTGTTTCTTCTTTTGAGTTTCTTTTTTGTGTTCTACTTGAAACGTGGAAAAACGACAATGGTGGAACAGAGGAGCCGTGTGCAACCTGCTGGAGTGAGCACGATTAGTAGCTTCAGCTTCAAAGAGGTAGAAGAAGCTACCGATGGATTTAATGAAGAATTAGGGAGGGGTGCATGCTCCATAGTCTACAGAGGTACTCTAAAAACTGATGGAAAGATTGTTGCCGTCAAGAAGCTGCACAAGGTCTTCGAACAAGCGGATGATGAGTTCAAAGCTGAAGTGAGCTCAATAAGCAGAACCAACCATAAGAACCTTGTGCAGCTGCTAGGGTATTGCGATGAAGGCCAGAACCGAATTTTGGTGTACGAGTTCATGACTAATGGCTCTCTGGCCACTTTCCTCTTCCAAAAATCAGTGAGGCCTAGCTGGCATAAAAGAGTGCAGATTGCATTTGCAATAGCAAGAGGGATCTGCTATCTGCACGAAGACTGCAGTGTGCCTATCATACACTGCGACATCAAGCCTCAGAACGTGCTTCTGGACGAGTCATTCGCCCCCAAAATAGCAGATTTTGGGCTAGCCAAGCTTCTCAAAGCTGATCAGACGAGAACCATGACCGGAATAAGGGGGACAAAAGGGTATGTGGCTCCGGAATGGTTCAGGAACATGCCTATAACAGTCAAAGTGGATGTGTACAGCTTCGGAATCATGCTGCTTGAGCTGATGTGTTGCAGAAGGAGTTATGAAGCGGATGTGGAAGATGAGGGAGAAGCCGTTCTCGCTGACTGGGCTTATGATTGTTACCAGCAAGGGGCTTTGGATTTGCTGGTGGCGGGCGATGAGGAGGCAAGGAGCGACATGAAAACGTTGGAGATATATGTGAAGacggcaatttggtgcattcAAGAAGATCCAACATTGAGGCCTCACATGAATATAGTAATGCATATGCTTCAAGGATCAATGCAAGTCCCTACTCCTCCAGATCCTACTGCATTTATACACTGA
- the LOC121743579 gene encoding G-type lectin S-receptor-like serine/threonine-protein kinase LECRK1 isoform X2 produces MASCRLLLLIINIIIISTTVKGQESSNRNVTLGSSIVANSNSTWTSPSGEFAFGFREVSPGTFLLAVWFDQIPDKTLVWSANRDEPVPAGSTVQLSADGTLELVNQTGSQVWAIPARPGTVAYAAMLDNGNLVLASNASAILWQSFDFSTDTLLPTQADGNLVLVTRSYPSDENVNAYWSSDTRDAGFQLIFNNSGVINLIRQNGTLLRPLFGSGSLAGQFYQRLVLEHDGVLRHYVYDDSLQPSGWSVRNFEPSNICHAIREDDMGGGPCGFNAYCTIKPDGRSTCHCPSGYYSRGGFSGCAPEFVQHRCDLQQAQDAHSFTFNEMSGVNWPFKDYAIFRDVEEAWCRQSCISDCLCALVIYSGRVCWMKAHPFSNGREQEAKALIKVRINNTFTSNPHTPPSGRESSKRSSITVTILSALLGCSVLLFLLLSFFFVFYLKRGKTTMVEQRSRVQPAGVSTISSFSFKEVEEATDGFNEELGRGACSIVYRGTLKTDGKIVAVKKLHKVFEQADDEFKAEVSSISRTNHKNLVQLLGYCDEGQNRILVYEFMTNGSLATFLFQKSVRPSWHKRVQIAFAIARGICYLHEDCSVPIIHCDIKPQNVLLDESFAPKIADFGLAKLLKADQTRTMTGIRGTKGYVAPEWFRNMPITVKVDVYSFGIMLLELMCCRRSYEADVEDEGEAVLADWAYDCYQQGALDLLVAGDEEARSDMKTLEIYVKTAIWCIQEDPTLRPHMNIVMHMLQGSMQVPTPPDPTAFIH; encoded by the exons ATGGCTTCATGTAGATTATTATTGTTGATCATCAACATCATTATCATTAGCACCACagtaaaaggccaagaatcaaGCAACAGGAACGTAACTCTTGGCTCCTCCATCGTCGCAAACTCCAATTCCACGTGGACGTCGCCTTCTGGCGAATTCGCTTTCGGGTTCCGGGAGGTCTCTCCCGGAACCTTCTTGCTAGCCGTATGGTTTGATCAAATACCCGACAAAACCCTAGTTTGGTCTGCCAACCGCGACGAACCAGTTCCCGCTGGATCAACCGTCCAGCTTTCCGCAGACGGAACGCTGGAGCTCGTCAATCAAACAGGCAGTCAGGTATGGGCTATTCCGGCCCGGCCAGGTACAGTGGCCTATGCCGCCATGCTCGACAACGGAAACCTTGTGCTTGCCTCCAATGCTTCAGCCATCCTGTGGCAGAGTTTTGATTTCTCCACTGACACATTATTACCAACTCAG GCCGATGGAAATCTGGTGCTCGTCACCAGATCATACCCCTCTGATGAAAATGTGAATGCCTATTGGTCGTCCGATACTCGTGACGCCGGATTCCAGTTGATCTTCAACAATTCCGGCGTCATCAACCTAATCCGGCAGAACGGAACCTTACTCCGGCCTCTCTTCGGCAGCGGATCTCTGGCCGGGCAGTTTTACCAGAGACTGGTGCTAGAACACGACGGAGTCCTCCGCCATTATGTGTATGATGATTCATTACAGCCATCGGGGTGGTCGGTACGCAATTTTGAGCCTTCAAATATATGCCATGCTATTAGAGAAGATGATATGGGTGGCGGGCCCTGTGGTTTCAACGCTTACTGCACCATCAAACCTGACGGAAGGTCCACCTGCCACTGCCCCTCGGGTTACTACTCGAGGGGCGGCTTCAGTGGTTGCGCGCCTGAGTTCGTGCAGCACAGATGCGACCTTCAACAAGCGCAGGATGCGCATAGTTTCACATTCAACGAGATGTCCGGCGTGAATTGGCCTTTCAAGGATTATGCCATTTTCAGGGACGTCGAGGAGGCATGGTGCCGCCAATCATGCATTTCTGATTGTCTCTGTGCTCTTGTTATATATTCTGGTAGAGTTTGTTGGATGAAGGCTCATCCCTTTTCAAATGGGAGGGAGCAGGAAGCAAAGGCCTTGATTAAGGTCAGGATAAACAACACTTTTACGTCGAATCCCCACACCCCTCCCTCCGGCCGAGAGAGCAGTAAGAGAAGCTCCATCACTGTAACAATATTGTCGGCCTTGTTAGGTTGTTCGGTGTTATTGTTTCTTCTTTTGAGTTTCTTTTTTGTGTTCTACTTGAAACGTGGAAAAACGACAATGGTGGAACAGAGGAGCCGTGTGCAACCTGCTGGAGTGAGCACGATTAGTAGCTTCAGCTTCAAAGAGGTAGAAGAAGCTACCGATGGATTTAATGAAGAATTAGGGAGGGGTGCATGCTCCATAGTCTACAGAGGTACTCTAAAAACTGATGGAAAGATTGTTGCCGTCAAGAAGCTGCACAAGGTCTTCGAACAAGCGGATGATGAGTTCAAAGCTGAAGTGAGCTCAATAAGCAGAACCAACCATAAGAACCTTGTGCAGCTGCTAGGGTATTGCGATGAAGGCCAGAACCGAATTTTGGTGTACGAGTTCATGACTAATGGCTCTCTGGCCACTTTCCTCTTCCAAAAATCAGTGAGGCCTAGCTGGCATAAAAGAGTGCAGATTGCATTTGCAATAGCAAGAGGGATCTGCTATCTGCACGAAGACTGCAGTGTGCCTATCATACACTGCGACATCAAGCCTCAGAACGTGCTTCTGGACGAGTCATTCGCCCCCAAAATAGCAGATTTTGGGCTAGCCAAGCTTCTCAAAGCTGATCAGACGAGAACCATGACCGGAATAAGGGGGACAAAAGGGTATGTGGCTCCGGAATGGTTCAGGAACATGCCTATAACAGTCAAAGTGGATGTGTACAGCTTCGGAATCATGCTGCTTGAGCTGATGTGTTGCAGAAGGAGTTATGAAGCGGATGTGGAAGATGAGGGAGAAGCCGTTCTCGCTGACTGGGCTTATGATTGTTACCAGCAAGGGGCTTTGGATTTGCTGGTGGCGGGCGATGAGGAGGCAAGGAGCGACATGAAAACGTTGGAGATATATGTGAAGacggcaatttggtgcattcAAGAAGATCCAACATTGAGGCCTCACATGAATATAGTAATGCATATGCTTCAAGGATCAATGCAAGTCCCTACTCCTCCAGATCCTACTGCATTTATACACTGA